One Bos indicus isolate NIAB-ARS_2022 breed Sahiwal x Tharparkar chromosome 22, NIAB-ARS_B.indTharparkar_mat_pri_1.0, whole genome shotgun sequence DNA window includes the following coding sequences:
- the SHISA5 gene encoding protein shisa-5 isoform X2, translated as MAAPAPAPRILVLLLLLLPAPEGAQSELCMISHGRKVDPWVCPDFCCGNCNDQYCCSDVLKQVMWIEEDCHAPEARFGTVIAIGVTLFVIAVVTVIVCCTCSCCCLYKMCRRPQPVVTTTMATTVTHTPYLQPPSYPGPTYQGYHSVVPQPGMPTAPYPTQPTGPPAYHETMAGGAALPYPASQPPYNPAYMEPPKAVP; from the exons ATGGCCGCGCCGGCCCCCGCGCCCCGCATCCTGGTGCTCTTGCTGTTGTTGCTCCCGGCGCCTGAGGGAG CCCAGAGTGAGCTGTGTATGATTTCTCACGGGCGCAAGGTCGACCCTTGGGTCTGTCCTGATTTCTGCTGCGGCAACTGTAACGACCAGTACTGTTGCTCGGATGTGCTGAAGCAGGTTATGTGGATTGAGGAAGATTGCCATGCTCCGGAGGCCAG GTTCGGCACAGTGATCGCCATCGGGGTGACCCTCTTTGTGATCGCTGTGGTCACCGTCATTGTCTGCTgcacctgctcctgctgctgtttGTACAAGATGTGCCGGCGCCCGCAAC CGGTTGTGACCACCACCATGGCCACCACGGTGACCCACACCCCTTACTTGCAACCGCCCAGCTACCCTGGACCAACGTACCAGGGCTACCACTCCGTGGTCCCCCAGCCGGGGATGCCAACAGCACCCTACCCGACCCAGCCCACGGGCCCCCCTGCCTACCATGAGACGATGGCTG GAGGTGCAGCCCTGCCCTACCCTGCCAGCCAGCCTCCTTATAATCCGGCCTACATGGAGCCCCCGAAGGCAGTCCCCTGA
- the SHISA5 gene encoding protein shisa-5 isoform X1: MAAPAPAPRILVLLLLLLPAPEGAQSELCMISHGRKVDPWVCPDFCCGNCNDQYCCSDVLKQVMWIEEDCHAPEASILTDDFDSGFDSDPVARFGTVIAIGVTLFVIAVVTVIVCCTCSCCCLYKMCRRPQPVVTTTMATTVTHTPYLQPPSYPGPTYQGYHSVVPQPGMPTAPYPTQPTGPPAYHETMAGGAALPYPASQPPYNPAYMEPPKAVP; the protein is encoded by the exons ATGGCCGCGCCGGCCCCCGCGCCCCGCATCCTGGTGCTCTTGCTGTTGTTGCTCCCGGCGCCTGAGGGAG CCCAGAGTGAGCTGTGTATGATTTCTCACGGGCGCAAGGTCGACCCTTGGGTCTGTCCTGATTTCTGCTGCGGCAACTGTAACGACCAGTACTGTTGCTCGGATGTGCTGAAGCAGGTTATGTGGATTGAGGAAGATTGCCATGCTCCGGAGGCCAG TATCCTCACTGACGACTTCGACTCCGGCTTCGACAGTGACCCCGTGGCCAG GTTCGGCACAGTGATCGCCATCGGGGTGACCCTCTTTGTGATCGCTGTGGTCACCGTCATTGTCTGCTgcacctgctcctgctgctgtttGTACAAGATGTGCCGGCGCCCGCAAC CGGTTGTGACCACCACCATGGCCACCACGGTGACCCACACCCCTTACTTGCAACCGCCCAGCTACCCTGGACCAACGTACCAGGGCTACCACTCCGTGGTCCCCCAGCCGGGGATGCCAACAGCACCCTACCCGACCCAGCCCACGGGCCCCCCTGCCTACCATGAGACGATGGCTG GAGGTGCAGCCCTGCCCTACCCTGCCAGCCAGCCTCCTTATAATCCGGCCTACATGGAGCCCCCGAAGGCAGTCCCCTGA
- the SHISA5 gene encoding protein shisa-5 isoform X4, whose translation MLPAVGVWSLGHWSADWLSVRFGTVIAIGVTLFVIAVVTVIVCCTCSCCCLYKMCRRPQPVVTTTMATTVTHTPYLQPPSYPGPTYQGYHSVVPQPGMPTAPYPTQPTGPPAYHETMAGGAALPYPASQPPYNPAYMEPPKAVP comes from the exons atgctgccagcagtgggagtgtggagtctcggCCACTGGAGCGCTGACTGGCTTTCTGTCAGGTTCGGCACAGTGATCGCCATCGGGGTGACCCTCTTTGTGATCGCTGTGGTCACCGTCATTGTCTGCTgcacctgctcctgctgctgtttGTACAAGATGTGCCGGCGCCCGCAAC CGGTTGTGACCACCACCATGGCCACCACGGTGACCCACACCCCTTACTTGCAACCGCCCAGCTACCCTGGACCAACGTACCAGGGCTACCACTCCGTGGTCCCCCAGCCGGGGATGCCAACAGCACCCTACCCGACCCAGCCCACGGGCCCCCCTGCCTACCATGAGACGATGGCTG GAGGTGCAGCCCTGCCCTACCCTGCCAGCCAGCCTCCTTATAATCCGGCCTACATGGAGCCCCCGAAGGCAGTCCCCTGA
- the SHISA5 gene encoding protein shisa-5 isoform X5 — MGFGTVIAIGVTLFVIAVVTVIVCCTCSCCCLYKMCRRPQPVVTTTMATTVTHTPYLQPPSYPGPTYQGYHSVVPQPGMPTAPYPTQPTGPPAYHETMAGGAALPYPASQPPYNPAYMEPPKAVP, encoded by the exons ATGGG GTTCGGCACAGTGATCGCCATCGGGGTGACCCTCTTTGTGATCGCTGTGGTCACCGTCATTGTCTGCTgcacctgctcctgctgctgtttGTACAAGATGTGCCGGCGCCCGCAAC CGGTTGTGACCACCACCATGGCCACCACGGTGACCCACACCCCTTACTTGCAACCGCCCAGCTACCCTGGACCAACGTACCAGGGCTACCACTCCGTGGTCCCCCAGCCGGGGATGCCAACAGCACCCTACCCGACCCAGCCCACGGGCCCCCCTGCCTACCATGAGACGATGGCTG GAGGTGCAGCCCTGCCCTACCCTGCCAGCCAGCCTCCTTATAATCCGGCCTACATGGAGCCCCCGAAGGCAGTCCCCTGA
- the SHISA5 gene encoding protein shisa-5 isoform X3, which yields MLRRPVSSLTTSTPASTVTPWPGIEPMLPAVGVWSLGHWSADWLSVRFGTVIAIGVTLFVIAVVTVIVCCTCSCCCLYKMCRRPQPVVTTTMATTVTHTPYLQPPSYPGPTYQGYHSVVPQPGMPTAPYPTQPTGPPAYHETMAGGAALPYPASQPPYNPAYMEPPKAVP from the exons ATGCTCCGGAGGCCAG TATCCTCACTGACGACTTCGACTCCGGCTTCGACAGTGACCCCGTGGCCAG ggatcgaacccatgctgccagcagtgggagtgtggagtctcggCCACTGGAGCGCTGACTGGCTTTCTGTCAGGTTCGGCACAGTGATCGCCATCGGGGTGACCCTCTTTGTGATCGCTGTGGTCACCGTCATTGTCTGCTgcacctgctcctgctgctgtttGTACAAGATGTGCCGGCGCCCGCAAC CGGTTGTGACCACCACCATGGCCACCACGGTGACCCACACCCCTTACTTGCAACCGCCCAGCTACCCTGGACCAACGTACCAGGGCTACCACTCCGTGGTCCCCCAGCCGGGGATGCCAACAGCACCCTACCCGACCCAGCCCACGGGCCCCCCTGCCTACCATGAGACGATGGCTG GAGGTGCAGCCCTGCCCTACCCTGCCAGCCAGCCTCCTTATAATCCGGCCTACATGGAGCCCCCGAAGGCAGTCCCCTGA